The genomic window ATCAAAATCAAGAAAAGCGAAGGGAGTAAGcttccctcctctttcttttATCTCTGTCAGTTTTAACCAATTATCCTTTGCTGCAGCTCAAACCGCTAGGATTCTTTGCGACAGGAAGACAAATTGCTGCCCGTGAGACACCGTTGGGCCTGTACAAGGGTCTTGGTGCAGTCGTTAGCGGAATTGTACCCAAGATGGCCATTCGTTTCGCTAGTTTTGAGAGTAGGTGGTATATGTTGCATCTTAATCAAGAGTTGTGGTACTGATAGAGGGTGAAGTGTACAAGGGGTGGTTATCGAATCCCGATGGAAGCATCTCCTCAAAAGCCACGTTTTTGGCTGGTCTCGGTGCGGGTGCGACAGAGGCGGTAGCTGTCGTGACACCCATGGAAGTAGTTAAGATTCGTCTGCAAGCTCAGCAACGTAAGTTGGACGATGCAAATTGGAAAGAAAAGCACTCATTGCCGATATTTACAGACTCGTTGGCTGATCCCCTCGACGTTCCAAGATACCGCAACGCTGCCCATGCTGCCTATACCATTGTCCGAGAGGAAGGAATCGCTACCCTCTATCGGGGTGTCTCCCTCACCGCCCTCCGACAAGCGACAAATCAAGGAGTGAATTTCACGGCTTACCAGCATTTTAAGCAATGGGCCATGGACTTCCAACCGCAGTATAAAGAATCAGGTCAACTGCCAAGCTGGCAGACTATGGTTTTAGGTTTGGTTAGTGGTGCTATGGGACCTTTCTCCAACGCTCCAATCGATACTATCAAAACGTGAGTGTCATGCCAAGCTTTATAAGATTGGTCCATGGGGCTAATCTGCTATTGCTAGTCGTATTCAAAAAGCTTCAAAAGTGGAAGGGGAGACCGCCCTATCACGGATGGTCAAGGTCACCTCGGAAATGTTTAGGAACGAAGGGGCGAAGGCATTTTACAAGGGTATTACTCCTCGCGTCTTGCGTGTGGCTCCTGGTCAGGCTATTGTATTCACTGTGAGTGTTACTTGGACTGAAGCAAAGCCCAATATTAACCTGCGATATAGGTGTATGAGCGCATGAAGAAGATCATCGATGTTGCAAAAGGAACTGCTTTAGGTGCGGAGTTTGATGAGTAGCATGTAGAAAGAAAGGGGGTTTTACGAGTAAACGGCATGCACTGTATGCACCAACTCTATTACAACAAAGACATACAATCATACAAATCAAGATTTTTGGCCTCCAACATCTCCCCATCTCCTGAGTTTCCCTTTCGTTCTCCAGTCTTCACCGTCATCAATACTTCCTTGCGCACCAATACCGCGCTTTCGAACTCTTGTCTGGGTCATAATGGGATCCGCCCGTCCCT from Cryptococcus gattii WM276 chromosome E, complete sequence includes these protein-coding regions:
- a CDS encoding Succinate:fumarate antiporter, putative (Similar to TIGR gene model, INSD accession AAW43651.1), translated to MSSTTSKPFGGGITGDRVSPPPKTTGGKEKVPLSTHLIAGGVAGLAEALVCHPLDTIKVRMQLSKSRKAKGLKPLGFFATGRQIAARETPLGLYKGLGAVVSGIVPKMAIRFASFEMYKGWLSNPDGSISSKATFLAGLGAGATEAVAVVTPMEVVKIRLQAQQHSLADPLDVPRYRNAAHAAYTIVREEGIATLYRGVSLTALRQATNQGVNFTAYQHFKQWAMDFQPQYKESGQLPSWQTMVLGLVSGAMGPFSNAPIDTIKTRIQKASKVEGETALSRMVKVTSEMFRNEGAKAFYKGITPRVLRVAPGQAIVFTVYERMKKIIDVAKGTALGAEFDE